A single genomic interval of Mucilaginibacter boryungensis harbors:
- a CDS encoding NIPSNAP family protein, with translation MLKLNSIKALPVLALLLLFQLTVFAKPTPYYYQLKVYHLKGKTQQDMVDNYLQNAYIPALHRGGIPAVGVFKPLVADTAEQLVYVFIPFKKIDAFLELDATLTKDQQYQEAGKDYLNAVYNHAPYLRMENILMKAFRAVPEYHIPKLTAPKSERVYELRSYESATENIALNKMNMFNDAEISIFTNLNFNAVFYGQVIAGSHMPNLMYLTTFENKADRDKHWANFGPEYKKISTLPKYLNNVSKNVTLFVRPTDYSDI, from the coding sequence ATGTTAAAATTAAACTCTATTAAAGCACTACCAGTGCTGGCATTATTGCTGCTATTCCAATTAACCGTTTTTGCCAAACCAACTCCATATTATTACCAGCTAAAAGTTTACCACTTGAAAGGTAAAACTCAGCAGGATATGGTTGACAATTATCTGCAAAATGCCTACATCCCCGCCCTGCACCGCGGAGGCATACCAGCGGTTGGTGTATTTAAACCGTTGGTGGCGGATACTGCCGAACAATTGGTGTATGTGTTTATCCCGTTTAAAAAAATAGATGCTTTTTTAGAACTGGATGCGACACTTACCAAAGACCAGCAATACCAGGAGGCCGGTAAAGATTACCTGAACGCGGTTTACAATCATGCCCCTTACCTGCGTATGGAAAACATCCTGATGAAAGCCTTCCGCGCCGTACCCGAATATCATATACCTAAACTTACTGCGCCAAAAAGCGAACGGGTTTATGAACTGAGGAGTTATGAAAGCGCCACAGAAAATATAGCGCTAAATAAAATGAACATGTTTAACGATGCCGAGATCTCCATTTTTACCAATCTAAACTTTAACGCGGTGTTTTATGGTCAGGTAATAGCGGGCAGCCACATGCCTAACCTGATGTATTTAACCACATTTGAAAACAAGGCCGACCGCGATAAGCACTGGGCAAATTTTGGGCCTGAATATAAAAAGATAAGCACCCTGCCCAAATACCTTAATAACGTATCGAAAAACGTGACGCTGTTTGTACGGCCTACCGATTACTCTGACATATAA
- a CDS encoding cystathionine gamma-synthase family protein, which yields MSSKKGFTTTILHSDRLLKPEHGALHQPIHTAVTWGFDDVQGLVDVFQNKTKGYAYSRQGNPTVTALEHKVTQMEHGMASIGFSTGMAAISAMITALIKGGDHIIASSYLFGNSRSIMQTYMDMGIDIDFVDATSVDNIKAAYKATTLMVFVETIANPATQVADLEAIGEFCNEKGLIYVVDNTMTSPYLFQPVKVKASLIINSLTKYIGGHANALGGSITDTGLFDWTAYPNIAPILRESIKPAMQGMSQIRKRGLRDAGGTLAPEAAHSLSVGAETLALRLDRACSNAVALARFLENHPLVDKVYYPGLESHPQHELATKLFSRYGGLMSFALKESVDLFAFLNRLHLVIKSSNLGDTRTLAIPVAHTIFFELGAARRAEMGIPDSMIRLSVGIEDTDDLISDFTQALA from the coding sequence ATGAGCAGCAAAAAAGGATTTACCACCACCATACTACACTCCGACAGATTGTTAAAGCCAGAGCACGGCGCTTTGCACCAGCCTATACACACCGCGGTTACCTGGGGTTTCGATGATGTGCAGGGCTTGGTTGATGTTTTTCAGAATAAAACAAAAGGTTACGCCTATTCAAGACAGGGTAACCCAACCGTAACAGCGTTAGAGCATAAGGTTACGCAAATGGAGCACGGGATGGCCAGCATCGGGTTTTCAACCGGGATGGCAGCTATCAGTGCCATGATTACCGCCTTAATAAAGGGCGGCGACCATATAATTGCCAGTTCGTACCTGTTTGGTAATAGCCGCAGCATTATGCAAACGTATATGGATATGGGCATTGATATTGATTTTGTAGATGCTACGTCTGTAGATAACATAAAAGCAGCTTATAAAGCAACCACCCTCATGGTTTTTGTAGAAACCATTGCTAATCCTGCTACCCAGGTAGCCGATTTGGAAGCAATAGGAGAGTTTTGCAATGAGAAAGGTTTGATTTATGTGGTAGATAATACCATGACATCGCCTTACCTGTTTCAGCCGGTAAAAGTTAAGGCAAGCTTAATTATCAATTCATTAACCAAATATATTGGCGGCCATGCAAACGCTTTGGGTGGTAGTATAACAGATACTGGTTTGTTTGATTGGACTGCTTACCCAAATATTGCCCCTATATTGCGCGAATCTATAAAACCTGCTATGCAGGGGATGTCGCAAATACGCAAACGCGGCTTGCGCGATGCTGGCGGTACCCTGGCGCCCGAAGCGGCCCATTCGTTATCGGTAGGGGCAGAAACTTTGGCATTAAGATTAGACAGGGCCTGCAGTAATGCAGTAGCGCTGGCCAGGTTTTTAGAGAACCATCCGTTGGTTGATAAAGTTTATTACCCTGGCCTGGAAAGCCACCCGCAGCATGAATTGGCAACTAAACTATTTAGCCGCTATGGCGGGTTAATGAGTTTTGCGCTGAAAGAAAGCGTTGACCTGTTTGCGTTCCTTAACCGATTGCACTTGGTAATAAAAAGCAGTAATCTGGGCGATACCCGTACGTTGGCTATCCCTGTAGCGCATACCATCTTTTTTGAGCTGGGTGCCGCACGCAGGGCTGAGATGGGTATTCCTGACTCGATGATCCGCCTTTCGGTAGGAATAGAAGATACCGATGATCTGATCAGTGATTTTACACAAGCACTGGCGTAA
- a CDS encoding glycosyltransferase family 8 protein — MRITQNTISILLSTDEHYMIMLAVLLKSIEVNHKTPAKIHVVVICDKVKAGSQRKVEMSLNPDIIEIRWINMKDVLPPAIKLPIDHTSFSLIVYMRLFVGSLFPVGTKKALYMDTDMLVLDDISKLYHIDIGDDTIGAVQDPRLLTFDNPWGGVLNYKELGFKPQTKYFNTGLLLIDIPKWIEQKIPQRVLDTIKKNIKFANYPDQYGLNIILAEKWTELHPRWNAFASDNLNDPGIVHFIGRKPIYRTYTYNQHYLELFEHYKKLTAWRDVKPINEFHRYLKKINNIGVKLREKLSNTIK, encoded by the coding sequence ATGAGAATAACACAAAATACCATCTCGATACTTCTTAGCACCGATGAGCATTACATGATAATGCTGGCAGTATTACTGAAATCAATAGAAGTTAATCATAAAACACCCGCGAAGATACATGTCGTTGTAATATGTGATAAGGTTAAGGCGGGTAGTCAGCGTAAGGTAGAAATGTCGTTAAATCCGGATATAATTGAGATCCGGTGGATTAATATGAAGGATGTCTTACCGCCAGCTATAAAATTACCTATAGATCATACTTCTTTTTCGCTTATCGTTTATATGCGTTTATTTGTTGGTAGTTTGTTCCCTGTGGGTACAAAAAAAGCATTATACATGGATACAGACATGTTAGTGCTCGACGATATTAGTAAGCTTTACCATATTGATATTGGCGATGACACCATAGGGGCTGTGCAAGATCCGCGTTTACTTACGTTTGACAACCCCTGGGGGGGGGTATTGAATTATAAAGAATTGGGCTTTAAACCCCAAACCAAATACTTTAATACAGGTTTATTGCTAATAGATATCCCAAAATGGATAGAGCAGAAAATCCCCCAGCGCGTACTTGATACCATTAAAAAGAATATAAAATTTGCCAATTACCCTGATCAATACGGACTGAATATCATTTTAGCTGAGAAATGGACCGAGCTACATCCACGCTGGAACGCATTTGCCTCAGACAATTTAAACGATCCCGGCATTGTGCATTTTATTGGGCGGAAACCTATTTACCGTACTTATACCTATAATCAGCACTATCTGGAGCTATTTGAACATTATAAAAAACTTACGGCCTGGCGCGATGTAAAGCCCATTAATGAATTTCATAGATACCTAAAAAAAATCAATAATATTGGGGTTAAGCTTAGGGAAAAATTATCAAATACCATAAAATAA
- a CDS encoding RNA recognition motif domain-containing protein, with product MVKLFVGGIPLDTTEMDLAQLISPHATVCTIQIIRDKMTKKLKGYAFVEVASREDADQAIEALDGTPMGDRELTLNIAPDKPKTAPPPPRKYVKLERPQPGEFIKKKRPRKEL from the coding sequence ATGGTTAAATTATTTGTAGGTGGTATACCACTGGACACTACCGAAATGGATCTGGCGCAATTAATAAGCCCGCATGCCACAGTTTGCACCATACAGATCATTCGTGATAAAATGACGAAAAAATTAAAGGGATATGCCTTTGTAGAAGTAGCAAGCCGTGAAGATGCAGATCAGGCCATTGAAGCGTTGGACGGCACCCCTATGGGCGATCGTGAGCTAACCTTGAATATTGCCCCCGATAAACCCAAAACTGCTCCCCCTCCCCCTCGTAAATATGTGAAACTGGAAAGGCCACAGCCCGGTGAGTTTATAAAAAAGAAACGGCCAAGAAAAGAATTATAA
- a CDS encoding glycerophosphodiester phosphodiesterase family protein — MKLKFTAAIFCGIALLAMAFTFKSTIPGNPYPKFIKVGHRGTRGLMPENTIIAMTKAVELGADMVEMDIHITRDGQILVYHDESFDPTYTLMPDGTEINKAERKKYTFYQMNYDDIKPFIIGKKPYPAYPKQQLIPTYTPLLGELIDSVDHYTKVNHLKSVRYLVEIKSNEKTDGFDQPAPEEFIDRLMKVLKSKKLGDRLIIQSFDMRPLQVLHKKHPNIALGFLTDDKTATLSDNLAKLGFNPTFYNPYKGLVTPEMIDKCHQSGMLIMPWTVNDLAEMKKIKAMGVDGIITDYINELAGL, encoded by the coding sequence ATGAAATTAAAATTCACTGCTGCTATTTTTTGCGGCATCGCGCTATTAGCTATGGCATTTACATTTAAAAGCACCATACCCGGTAATCCCTATCCTAAATTTATAAAGGTTGGTCACCGTGGCACGCGCGGGTTAATGCCCGAGAACACCATTATAGCTATGACCAAAGCCGTAGAGTTGGGCGCCGATATGGTGGAGATGGATATACACATTACCCGAGATGGCCAGATATTGGTTTATCATGATGAATCGTTCGATCCTACGTATACCCTGATGCCAGATGGCACCGAGATCAATAAAGCGGAACGGAAAAAGTATACGTTTTATCAAATGAACTACGATGATATTAAGCCATTTATCATCGGCAAAAAGCCTTATCCGGCCTATCCAAAACAACAGCTTATCCCAACCTATACCCCACTGTTAGGCGAGCTGATAGATTCGGTTGATCATTACACCAAAGTAAACCACCTGAAAAGTGTGCGTTATCTGGTAGAGATCAAATCGAACGAAAAAACGGATGGCTTCGACCAGCCCGCGCCAGAGGAATTTATTGACCGACTGATGAAAGTATTGAAATCGAAAAAACTGGGTGACAGACTCATTATCCAGTCGTTTGATATGCGGCCGCTACAGGTATTACATAAAAAACACCCTAACATTGCCTTGGGTTTCCTTACCGATGACAAAACCGCTACCCTAAGCGATAACCTGGCCAAGCTTGGCTTTAACCCGACTTTTTATAACCCTTACAAAGGTTTGGTTACCCCTGAAATGATTGATAAGTGCCATCAATCGGGTATGCTGATTATGCCGTGGACAGTAAACGACCTGGCTGAAATGAAAAAGATAAAAGCTATGGGCGTAGATGGGATAATCACCGATTATATTAATGAGTTGGCGGGGTTGTAG